One window of Tachysurus vachellii isolate PV-2020 chromosome 21, HZAU_Pvac_v1, whole genome shotgun sequence genomic DNA carries:
- the galr2b gene encoding galanin receptor 2b yields the protein MSEHEDLSKAMGHWNASESYQLNAASVIVSVVFSLIFLLGTVGNSLVLAVLLRSGQLSYNTTNLFILNLSVADFFFIIFCVPFQATIYSLEGWVFGSFMCKVVHFFINLTMYASSFTLAAVSVDRYLAIRYPLRSRELRTPCNAVVAMVIIWGLSLVFAGPYLSYYDLIDFENSNVCVPGWEEHNRKVLDTCTFVFGYVIPVLIVSLSYTRTIKYLWTAVDPLDGMSESKRAKRKVTKMIIIVTVLFCICWLPYHVVILCYLYGDFPFNQTTYAFRLLSHCMAYANSCLNPIVYALVSKHFRKGFKKVFSCILSKKGRNKVHVVQLANTVPGFEAASTEVSHMNEENGRPNEREMADRPLTESQDATMNITLPCQKQP from the exons ATGTCCGAGCATGAGGATCTGAGCAAAGCCATGGGCCACTGGAACGCCTCGGAAAGCTACCAGCTGAATGCGGCTAGCGTGATTGTATCCGTAGTGTTCTCACTCATCTTCTTGCTGGGCACGGTGGGCAACAGCCTGGTGCTTGCTGTGCTTCTGCGCAGTGGCCAGCTCAGTTACAACACCACCAACCTGTTCATCCTCAATCTCAGCGTGGCCGACTTCTTCTTCATCATATTCTGCGTGCCTTTCCAGGCCACCATCTACTCACTGGAGGGCTGGGTATTTGGCTCCTTCATGTGCAAAGTGGTGCACTTCTTCATCAACCTCACCATGTATGCTAGCAGCTTCACCCTTGCTGCTGTCTCTGTGGATAG ATATTTGGCCATTCGTTACCCACTACGCTCCAGAGAATTACGAACGCCCTGTAATGCggttgttgccatggtgatcaTTTGGGGTCTGTCTCTTGTCTTTGCCGGCCCTTACTTAAGCTATTAtgatttgattgattttgaAAACAGCAACGTGTGTGTTCCGGGTTGGGAGGAACACAACCGCAAAGTGCTGGATACCTGCACCTTCGTGTTTGGCTATGTCATCCCTGTACTCATCGTCAGCCTGTCTTACACGCGCACCATCAAGTATCTCTGGACAGCCGTCGACCCGCTGGATGGCATGTCCGAATCGAAGCGAGCCAAGCGCAAAGTCACCAAGATGATCATAATTGTCACAGTGCTGTTTTGCATTTGCTGGCTGCCCTACCACGTGGTCATCCTGTGCTATTTGTACGGAGATTTCCCCTTCAATCAGACCACGTACGCTTTCAGGCTGCTCTCACACTGCATGGCCTATGCCAACTCCTGCCTTAATCCCATTGTCTATGCGCTGGTGTCCAAGCATTTCCGCAAGGGCTTTAAGAAGGTGTTCAGCTGCATTCTCAGCAAGAAGGGCCGCAATAAGGTGCACGTGGTCCAACTGGCTAACACTGTGCCTGGCTTTGAAGCTGCCTCCACCGAGGTATCACACATGAACGAGGAGAACGGCAGACCGAATGAGCGTGAGATGGCTGATCGCCCCCTCACAGAGTCACAGGATGCTACCATGAACATAACATTACCTTGCCAGAAGCAACCATGA